CACCCAAAATTGCAAACAGAGAAATCCCGAGAGATCCTGTTACAATTAATCCCGTATTCATGGTATTCAAACCTCTAAAAATTGCTTGACCTAATCCTCCAGCGCCAATCAATGCTGCCAAACCTGTTAAGGCAACAATCATTACAACCGTAATTCTTAAACCCGATAAAATGGAAGGTAATGCGAGTGGAAAATAAATGTTTTTGAATACTTGAAAAGGCGTGGAACCTAAACCTTCTGCAGCTTCAACCAACTGCAACGGAACTTCTTTTAAACCGCTGTAAGTGCTTCTGACAATTGGCAGTAATCCGTAAATAATTAAAACAATGAGTGCGTTTTTCAGACCAATTCCAACCAACGGAATCAATAAACCAAACATCGCAATTGACGGAATTGTGTACAAAAAATTGATTAAAGGCAATATAATTTTTCGACTCTTTGAGGAATAAAAAACGAAAATTCCGAGAAGAATTCCCAGGAAAGTCACCGCCAAAAGAGAACCTAAAGAAAGCAAAAGGTGCTCCGCCAGAAGATTGAGAAAATACGTGCGTCGGTCCCAAAGATTCATTTAGATAATTTGATACAAGATAAAAATTATATATTTGGCGGACAACAATAATTTAATGCCGTAAAAATGTACAGGTAATTAAAATAATCACCTTACAACTTAATTTCCTTTTTTTCCTCGATGGTTATTTTTGAACCAACCGCCAAAAAAATAGAAGCAGGTTTTAAATCTTTAATGAAAGCGAATTCTTTTCCATAAACCGCTTCAAAATCGATTTTAGAATAATTCGCAGTTACCTTATATTGTCTCCATCGCGGATGTTTGACTTCATATTCGATCGTTTTTCTATCGCTGACCCTATTATACCCGTAGTAATGTTCTGTGATAAATTCTGCTTCTGAGCCAGGTTCAATTTCAATTGAATTTTTTTCGGTTTCTACATGAATGCGATTCCAGTGGCTTCCCATTTTCCATTCATAACTAAATTCCCGAAAATTATCTTGAGCTTTGATCTGATGTTTCATCAGTTTTGTTCGGTAATGCTCATTGTAAAAGGTATTTGCAATAAAAGAAACCGCGAATTTCGGCACAATTTCACTGATGAAAACCGCACCTCTTTTCCAGGCTCCATTTTCAAAACGACGAACGTAAAACCGTAAATTCACTTCCTCAAAATCGGAATGAAACGGAATTTTCAAGCCAAAAACACGAACATTCTCGAACATAAAACCAATAAAACTGACGTAGCACTTTCCCTCAAAAAAATCCAGTTCAGTTCCGGCCGGAACATATTTTTCCAGAATTTTTGGATCGATTACGTAGTTGATCATGGCTAAATTATTCCATTCTGCGGTGAGGAAACTCATATTTTGGTCGGTTTAATTGAGGGGTAAATGTAGAGATAAAAAAAACCTTCAAGCTTTTAAAAGCATTGAAGGTTTCTATCTTCATCAAATTATTTTAAAGTAGAATTACATTTTTTCCATTTTAAAACTCACACTTTCAATCACTTTTAAAATCGCTTCCACCGTATCCATTGAAGTTAAACAAGGAACTCCATTTTCAACCGAAGTTCTTCGGATTTGGAAACCGTCTCTTTCAGATTGTTTTCCTTTCGTCATGGTATTGACGATGTATTGAACTTTTCCGGTTTGAATTAAATCAATCAGATTAATTTCCGGATTTTCTTCAATCTTGTAACCGATTTTTGTGCGAACTCCATTTTCTTCAAAATAGTTGGCAGTTCCTTCAGTTGCCCAGATTCTGAACCCAATTTCCTGAAATCTTCGGGCGAGTTCACAGGCTTCTTCTTTATGTTTATCTGCGACAGTGAAAAGGATTGAGCCGTGTAAAGGCATTTTTCTTCCGGCTCCGATTAAACCTTTGTATAAGGCTTTTTCCAGCGTCGTGTCTTTCCCCATTACTTCTCCCGTGGATTTCATTTCTGGTCCGAGCGAAATATCAACTCTTGTTAATTTTGAAAAGGAGAAAACCGGAACTTTTACATAAACTCCGTCTTTCACTGGCGCCAAACCATTTTTATAACCGAGATCTTTTAATTTTTGTCCGAGGATTACTTTTGTAGCTAAATTCGCCATCGGAATTTCCGTGATTTTTGATAAGAAAGGAACGGTTCTACTCGATCTTGGATTTACTTCAATCACGTAAACCCCGCCTTGATAAAGAACATATTGAATATTCATTAATCCGATTACATTCAATCCTTTCGCTAATCTTTCAGTATAATCAACTAATGTAGCAATCTGCTCATCATTAATATTTTGCGGCGGATAAACGGCGATCGAATCTCCGGAGTGAACTCCTGCTCTTTCTATGTGTTCCATAATTCCTGGAATTACAACGGTTTCACCATCGCAGATAGCATCAATTTCAACTTCTTTTCCGGTTAAATATCGGTCAATCAAAATTGGATGTTCAGAATTTTCTTTGACCGCATTCGTCATATAATGAGAAAGTTCATGCTCATCATAAACGATTTCCATGGCTCTTCCTCCTAACACATAACTCGGACGAACTAAAACCGGGAAACCAATTTCATTTGCAATCACCAAGGCTTCTTCTTTTGTAAAACAAGTTTTTCCCAAAGGTTGGGGAATTCCCATTTCCTGAAGCGCTGCTTCAAATTTATTTCTATTTTCGGCACGATCTAAATCTTCCAATGACGTTCCTAAAATCTGAACGCCGTGTGCGGCTAATTTATCTGCTAAATTAATGGCGGTTTGCCCACCAAACTGAACGACGACGCCTTTTGGTTTTTCCAAATCGATGATGTTCATCACATCTTCTTCGGTCAAAGGTTCGAAATATAATTTATCAGAAATTGAGAAATCCGTAGAAACGGTTTCCGGATTATTATTAATAATGATGGCTTCGTAACCCATTTCTTTTATCGCCCAAACCGAATGAACCGTGGCGTAATCGAATTCTACACCTTGACCAATCCTGATTGGACCAGAACCCAGAACGATGATTTTTTCTTTATTGGAAGGAACACTTTCGTTTTCCTCTTCGTACGTTCCGTAGAAATAAGGCGTTTCACTTTCAAATTCCGCAGCGCAAGTATCGACCATTTTATAAACCGGCATTACTCCATTATTTCTTCGGTATTCAAAAATTTCCGTTTGAGTAGAGTTCCATAATGTTGCGATACTTAAATCTGAAAATCCTAATTTCTTGGCTTCTAATAAAATTTCTTTATCAAATTTATTTTCAGCTATTACTTTTTCAAAGTCGATTAGTTTTTTAATTTTCCAGATAAAGAATTTATCGATTTTGCTCCAGTCTACTATTTTTTCCCAGTCGTAACCTCTTCGTAATGCATCACCAATAATGAACAAACGCTCATCATCACAAACTCTGATTCTTCTTTCAATTTCTTCGTCCGTTAAAGCAGCGGCATCTTTTGATTTCAGTCCGATATGTCTTAAACCAGTTTCCAGAGAACGGATGGCTTTCTGCAAAGATTCCTCGAAATTTCGACCAATTGCCATTACTTCGCCAGTTGCTTTCATTTGAGTCGAAAGACGTCGGTCAGCAGTTTCAAATTTATCGAAAGGAAAACGTGGGAATTTCGTCACCACATAATCCAAAGCAGGTTCGAAACATGCGTACGTTTTTCCTGTTACGGGATTCATAATTTCATCTAAAGTCAAACCGACTGCAATTTTCGCCGCGATTTTCGCAATCGGATAACCGGTTGCTTTACTCGCCAAAGCCGATGAACGCGAAACTCTTGGATTCACTTCGATGATATAATAATCGTAAGAATTTGGATCCAAAGCCAACTGAACATTACAACCACCTTCAATTCCTAAAGCGCGAATGATCTTTAATGAAGAGTTTCTCAACATTTGATATTCACGGTCAGAAAGCGTTTGCGAAGGCGCAACTACAATCGAATCCCCAGTGTGAATTCCCACAGGATCGATGTTTTCCATATTACAAACCACAATAGCATTGTCGTTTTTGTCGCGCATTACTTCGTACTCGATTTCCTTGAAACCGGCGATGGATTTTTCAATCAAACACTGACGAACTGGTGAATATTTCAATCCGAAACTAGTAATTTCTTTCAATTCGTCATCATTGTGAGCAATTCCACCTCCAGTTCCACCCATCGTAAAGGCGGGACGAACAATCACGGGATAACCAATGTTGTGCGCAAATTCTAAAGCCGATTGAACGTTATTTACAATATCAGAATCTGGAACGGGTTCGTTTAATTCGCGCATTAAATTCCGAAATAAATCACGGTCTTCTGCTTGATTGATGGCTGAAAGTTTGGTTCCTAAAACTTCCACTTTACATTCTTCCAAAATTCCGGAATTTTCTAATTCTACGGCCATATTTAAACCAGTTTGCCCACCCAAAGTTGGCAAAAGCGCATCTGGACGTTCCTTACGAATAATATGACTTACGAATTCTAATGATATTGGTTCGATGTACACTTTATCGGCAATTTCCACATCAGTCATGATGGTTGCCGGATTGGAATTTATCAGGATTACTTTGTAGCCTTCTTCTCTCAAAGACAAGCAAGCCTGAGTTCCTGCATAATCAAATTCTGCAGCTTGTCCGATGATGATTGGACCACTTCCGATCACTAAAATTGTTTTAATATCTGTACGTTTCATATAATTAGTGTAACAATTTATCAATGTAACAATTTAACAAATTGTGTTTGTGATTTAAATATTACGAGGATTATCCTTAGATAAACTCGTGCTTAAAATTTTATAAATAATTTTACCTATTTCGGTAATTTGAGTTTCCAGTTTTTCATCGAAAGGATATGATTTGGAATGTTTGCATAGAAAGAGCCAATATTTTGTTTCTTCAACTTCTTTAGCAGCAATTTTTATCTTATGAATGAAATCTTTTCTGCTGTATGGATTTTGTGCTTCAAATGAATTAGCGCCAATGCTTGTTCCAGATCGTAATAATTGTTTTGCAATTACAAACTTCCTTTTATCTTCTAATAATTCACAATAATCAATAATATCTAAAGAAAATTGAACCGTTTTTTGAAGTAATGGATTATTTTCGAAATTGATCATATTGTGAAATTTAGATTGTTAAACTGTTACATTCTTAAATTGTTCCATTAATTGAATAAACTCATCGAACAAATAATTCGCATCTTCGGGACCTGGACTTGCTTCCGGGTGATATTGCACAGAGAAACAAGGATGAATTTTGTGTTTCAAACCTTCATTAGTTCTGTCGTTTAAAGCGATATGCGTTTCTTCTAAATCAGTATTATTTAAAGATTCCTGATCGACGGCGTAACCGTGATTTTGAGAAGTAATCGCAACTTTATTTTTCTTCAGATCTAAAACCGGATGATTTCCACCGCGATGTCCGAATTTCAATTTAAAAGTTTTTGCACCACTTGCCAAAGCGATCAATTGATGTCCTAAACAGATTCCAAAAATTGGAACTTTACCTAAAAGTTTTTGAATCATTTCGATGGCACCTTTTACATCTTCCGGATCACCGGGACCGTTGGAAAGCATCACTCCGTCAGGATTGATCAACAGAATTTCTTCTGCCGTTGTATCCTGAGAAACGACGATAACGTCGCAGTCTCTTTGAGCGAGTTCACGTAAAATCCCGAGTTTAGAACCGTAATCAACTAAGACTACTTTCAAACCTCTTCCCGGATTTGCGTACGATGTTTTGGTAGAAACCTGCGCAACCTGATCAGTTGCTAAAACAGAGGCTTTTAAATTTTCGAACACTACATTTTCATCGGCATCTTCATTGACAATTTTACCTTTTACAACGCCTGAATTTCGAAGAACTCTCGTTAATCTTCTGGTATCAATTCCGGAAATTCCGGAAAGATTTCTCTTTTGAAAAAATTCATGCAGATCCATTTGCGTTCTAAAGT
This DNA window, taken from Kaistella carnis, encodes the following:
- a CDS encoding four helix bundle protein, whose product is MINFENNPLLQKTVQFSLDIIDYCELLEDKRKFVIAKQLLRSGTSIGANSFEAQNPYSRKDFIHKIKIAAKEVEETKYWLFLCKHSKSYPFDEKLETQITEIGKIIYKILSTSLSKDNPRNI
- a CDS encoding carbamoyl phosphate synthase small subunit, whose product is MKKKLILESGEVFHGKGFGAEQDIEGEVVFNTGMTGYQELISDPSYCGQIVCMTYPLIGNYGINRDDYESIEPAIKGLIVKEVCDFPSNFRTQMDLHEFFQKRNLSGISGIDTRRLTRVLRNSGVVKGKIVNEDADENVVFENLKASVLATDQVAQVSTKTSYANPGRGLKVVLVDYGSKLGILRELAQRDCDVIVVSQDTTAEEILLINPDGVMLSNGPGDPEDVKGAIEMIQKLLGKVPIFGICLGHQLIALASGAKTFKLKFGHRGGNHPVLDLKKNKVAITSQNHGYAVDQESLNNTDLEETHIALNDRTNEGLKHKIHPCFSVQYHPEASPGPEDANYLFDEFIQLMEQFKNVTV
- the carB gene encoding carbamoyl-phosphate synthase large subunit, with amino-acid sequence MKRTDIKTILVIGSGPIIIGQAAEFDYAGTQACLSLREEGYKVILINSNPATIMTDVEIADKVYIEPISLEFVSHIIRKERPDALLPTLGGQTGLNMAVELENSGILEECKVEVLGTKLSAINQAEDRDLFRNLMRELNEPVPDSDIVNNVQSALEFAHNIGYPVIVRPAFTMGGTGGGIAHNDDELKEITSFGLKYSPVRQCLIEKSIAGFKEIEYEVMRDKNDNAIVVCNMENIDPVGIHTGDSIVVAPSQTLSDREYQMLRNSSLKIIRALGIEGGCNVQLALDPNSYDYYIIEVNPRVSRSSALASKATGYPIAKIAAKIAVGLTLDEIMNPVTGKTYACFEPALDYVVTKFPRFPFDKFETADRRLSTQMKATGEVMAIGRNFEESLQKAIRSLETGLRHIGLKSKDAAALTDEEIERRIRVCDDERLFIIGDALRRGYDWEKIVDWSKIDKFFIWKIKKLIDFEKVIAENKFDKEILLEAKKLGFSDLSIATLWNSTQTEIFEYRRNNGVMPVYKMVDTCAAEFESETPYFYGTYEEENESVPSNKEKIIVLGSGPIRIGQGVEFDYATVHSVWAIKEMGYEAIIINNNPETVSTDFSISDKLYFEPLTEEDVMNIIDLEKPKGVVVQFGGQTAINLADKLAAHGVQILGTSLEDLDRAENRNKFEAALQEMGIPQPLGKTCFTKEEALVIANEIGFPVLVRPSYVLGGRAMEIVYDEHELSHYMTNAVKENSEHPILIDRYLTGKEVEIDAICDGETVVIPGIMEHIERAGVHSGDSIAVYPPQNINDEQIATLVDYTERLAKGLNVIGLMNIQYVLYQGGVYVIEVNPRSSRTVPFLSKITEIPMANLATKVILGQKLKDLGYKNGLAPVKDGVYVKVPVFSFSKLTRVDISLGPEMKSTGEVMGKDTTLEKALYKGLIGAGRKMPLHGSILFTVADKHKEEACELARRFQEIGFRIWATEGTANYFEENGVRTKIGYKIEENPEINLIDLIQTGKVQYIVNTMTKGKQSERDGFQIRRTSVENGVPCLTSMDTVEAILKVIESVSFKMEKM
- a CDS encoding YqjF family protein, which encodes MSFLTAEWNNLAMINYVIDPKILEKYVPAGTELDFFEGKCYVSFIGFMFENVRVFGLKIPFHSDFEEVNLRFYVRRFENGAWKRGAVFISEIVPKFAVSFIANTFYNEHYRTKLMKHQIKAQDNFREFSYEWKMGSHWNRIHVETEKNSIEIEPGSEAEFITEHYYGYNRVSDRKTIEYEVKHPRWRQYKVTANYSKIDFEAVYGKEFAFIKDLKPASIFLAVGSKITIEEKKEIKL